In Lates calcarifer isolate ASB-BC8 linkage group LG15, TLL_Latcal_v3, whole genome shotgun sequence, one genomic interval encodes:
- the trhra gene encoding thyrotropin-releasing hormone receptor, producing the protein MPGVIFVKAHKATASLCVMENLTMDNMTVENDTSVQDNQTLGVWTDHTVEYKVVSVFLVSLICGVGIVGNVMVILVVLTTKHMRTPTNCYLVSLAAADLMVLTAAGLPNITDALYGQWVYGYAGCLGITYFQYLGINASSCSITAFTVERYIAICHPIKAQFLCTLSRAKKIIMLVWALTSVYCVMWLFLSDTKKLVYDNVVLLSCAYKVSRSHYLPIYFTDFAVFYVLPLMLATVLYGLIARILFLNPLPSDPKDSTKKWRKEASQGGRMIGTSSSSSTTAASRRQVTKMLAVVVILFALLWMPYRTLVVVNSFLDKPYLDIWFLLFCRLCIYLNSAVNPVIYNAMSQKFRAAFKKLCHCGPQRIEKPASYSVALTYSVIKETSNGESPDHFTTEMDELNTPTDQYLPTNILPTTKRMPYEEPSLSDVKA; encoded by the exons atgCCTGGTGTAATTTTCGTAAAAGCGCACAAAGccacagcctctctctgtgttatGGAAAACCTCACCATGGATAACATGACTGTGGAGAATGACACGTCGGTGCAGGACAATCAGACCTTGGGTGTTTGGACTGACCACACCGTTGAATATAAagtggtcagtgtgtttttggtgtCCCTCATCTGCGGGGTGGGGATCGTGGGGAATGTGATGGTCATCCTGGTGGTTCTGACCACCAAACATATGCGGACTCCCACTAACTGTTACTTGGTGAGCCTGGCCGCGGCTGACCTGATGGTGCTGACGGCCGCCGGGCTGCCCAACATCACCGACGCCCTGTACGGTCAGTGGGTGTACGGCTACGCGGGCTGCCTGGGCATAACCTATTTCCAATACCTGGGGATAAACGCGTCCTCCTGCTCCATCACCGCCTTCACCGTGGAGCGCTACATCGCCATCTGCCACCCCATCAAAGCCCAATTTCTGTGCACTTTATCCAGGGCGAAGAAAATCATCATGCTGGTGTGGGCGCTCACTTCTGTCTACTGCGTCATGTGGCTCTTTCTGTCAGACACGAAAAAGTTGGTGTATGACAACGTGGTGCTGCTCAGCTGCGCCTACAAAGTGTCCAGGAGTCACTACCTGCCCATCTACTTCACAGATTTCGCGGTGTTTTACGTGCTGCCTCTCATGCTGGCTACGGTTCTGTACGGACTGATCGCCAGGATACTTTTCCTCAACCCGCTGCCGTCGGACCCCAAAGACAGCACCAAGAAGTGGAGGAAAGAGGCGAGTCAGGGAGGGAGGATGATCGGCACCAGTTCCTCCAGCAGCACCACGGCTGCTTCCCGCAGACAG GTGACCAAGATGCTGGCTGTGGTGGTGATCCTTTTCGCCTTACTGTGGATGCCCTACCGGACCTTAGTGGTGGTCAACTCCTTCCTGGACAAGCCCTACCTGGACATCTGGTTCCTGCTCTTCTGCCGTCTCTGCATCTATTTAAACAGTGCCGTTAACCCGGTCATCTACAATGCCATGTCCCAGAAATTCCGCGCTGCTTTTAAGAAGCTGTGTCACTGTGGCCCTCAGCGCATAGAGAAACCGGCTTCTTACAGTGTGGCGCTCACCTACAGCGTCATCAAGGAGACGTCCAATGGGGAAAGTCCCGACCACTTCACTACAGAAATGGATGAGCTAAACACACCAACAGATCAGTACCTGCCTACCAACATCCTGCCCACCACCAAGAGGATGCCGTATGAGGAGCCTTCCCTGTCCGATGTCAAGGCCTGA